In Cryptococcus gattii WM276 chromosome A, complete sequence, one genomic interval encodes:
- a CDS encoding oxidoreductase, putative (Similar to TIGR gene model, INSD accession AAW41890.1) — protein MPQSSMRTVVVLGASYGGCHASKMLAEELPPNWRLIAIDRNSHFNHVYAFPRFTVKSQHAPKGFIPYKRMLDPQPKESSHPLTPPQTPPVESATLSDEFSARSRHQFIQACVTKLTSREVTFVRPTHQASTSISTTENMAYGEFDGAEETIGFDYLLYALGSTLPDPVNVWQPIDEGAIGEQRKPGTKKRGLRFMELQEEKFKQADRILIVGGGALGIEFASDLKDLYPEKKITLLHSRTRVMPLYPLELHTIIIEALKKMGVEVVLGERVMTWPDEPETLDGKTKYVTTDKGRTFEADIVLPCTGQKPHVSLMAEVNPALISPTTSRIRVLPTQQVHPGPIPPAKVESAADQLAQLSLGPASFTPPSSDVGSFEASSGTGRSEVAQEEDYSHIFAIGDCAETKAIQAGHTAYWMGEVAARNILRLIAKEEGGEKKDEPLENYEPGPPAIKITLGISNAVVANGDGVTTNNDGVEDMHSLVMWPTCNAEGMDVNE, from the exons ATGCCCCAGTCTTCTATGCGAACTGTAGTCGTCCTCGGCGCCTCATACGGAGGTTGCCATGCTTCCAAAATGTTGGCGGAGGAACTCCCTCCCAACTGGAGGCTGATTGCCATTGACAGAAACTCACATTTCAACC ACGTCTACGCCTTCCCTCGGTTTACTGTTAAGTCTCAGCATGCTCCAAAGGGCTTCATTCCTTATAAACGCATGCTTGATCCTCAGCCGAAGGAATCATCCCATCCCCTCACCCCTCCACAGACCCCTCCCGTCGAATCAGCTACTCTATCTGACGAGTTTTCTGCTCGTTCCCGACACCAATTCATCCAGGCTTGCGTTACCAAGCTCACTTCTCGAGAGGTGACATTCGTTCGACCTACCCATCAGGCCAGCACTAGCATTTCTACCACAGAAAACATGGCCTATGGCGAGTTTGATGGGGCCGAAGAGACTATCGGATTTGATTATCTCCTCTATGCTCTTGGTAGTACCCTTCCAGATCCTGTCAATGTATGGCAGCCGATCGATGAGGGTGCAATCGGCGAGCAAAGAAAGCCGGGGACGAAGAAGCGCGGATTGCGGTTCATGGAATTACAAGAGGAGAAGTTCAAGCAAGCCGATCGTATTTTGATTGTCGGTGGCGGGGCCCTTGGCATTGAATTTGCAAGTGACTTGAAGGATTTGTATCCCGAGAAGAAAATTACATTGCTGCATTCCAGAACAAGAGTGATGCCCCTTTATCCTCTTGAGCTTCACACAATCA TCATTGAGGCGCTTAAAAAGATGGGTGTGGAGGTTGTCCTCGGTGAGCGAGTGATGACTTGGCCTGATGAGCCAGAGACTCTCGATGGTAAAACGAAATACGTCACCACGGACAAAGGTCGAACGTTCGAAGCTGACATAGTC CTACCTTGTACTGGTCAGAAGCCCCACGTTTCTCTCATGGCTGAAGTTAACCCGGCCCTCATTTCCCCCACCACTTCCCGTATTCGCGTACTCCCCACCCAGCAGGTTCACCCTGGGCCCATTCCTCCTGCCAAGGTCGAGTCTGCGGCCGATCAACTTGCTCAGCTTTCTCTTGGTCCAGCTTCTTTCACCCCACCATCTTCCGATGTGGGCTCGTTTGAGGCTTCCAGTGGTACCGGACGTAGCGAAGTTGCTCAAGAGGAAGATTATAGCCACATCTTTGCTATTGGGGATTGTGCCGAGACAAAGGCTATCCAAGCGGGCCATACTGCGTACTGGATGGGTGAGGTTGCCGCGAGGAATATTTTGAGGTTGATTGCAAAGGAAGAGGGcggagagaagaaggatgagcCTCTGGAGAATTACGAGCCGGGGCCTCCTGCCATTAAAATTACTCTCGGTATC AGCAATGCAGTTGTAGCTAACGGTGATGGCGTCACCACCAACAATGATGGCGTTGAGGATATGCATTCTTTGGTCATGTG GCCAACTTGTAATGCTGAGGGAATGGATGTCAACGAATAA
- a CDS encoding uncharacterized protein (Similar to SGTC gene model, INSD accession EAL22761.1): MSSTKATNSSYTSFSDGRSSSPAYRYKPVGIVNEFNTCFLNSTFQALSATASLTSLLYASPVSPLKPLPNSILPAPVVPRSQIPSLHQEALEPKLYEKLPITIAFISALHEGYRRKDRYIGDEGCMRLTNMLHTVSAKHPQYNDYDQQDAHEFLRHLLDLMELEEKDAIKILQPKGLPDTGDRRKKRANIQPSQADIETQGLQPQDHISPIVSPLPSPAHSLPVTPSLSARIDPMSRVKLEDVDLSVVTGKVLTEEPSCNPDEAEVKVLNEEDGNHSVEKSVETLVENMVNEKLTPFVDVLFGGLLASVVVCEKCKALSHTYEGFLDISLQMPNEAERPRKRDKVIAFAQRLMPGRSSSSRNSPEIPPTAHIQPPPSALSDNELSDPETNPNTTHFGRRKSVSISEGEGASLGRTGSRKFSIFNRKKRAHIRPGSASSSVNVTPTLEAEKTPTAPPSPVLLRERLHHHHGHHKHQVAPTPAQAAYIARILAPPQVAEQHDPIARLRAAQSGSGPVNNEPTKVETGLERCLRDFTSVEVLEGPNAFACHKCWRIKHGRYDHHEATLKEEDENNVPGDSTPSLSTSSGSPLRHLARTTKNSSQSEGTGNSVAQHLSLSSPRLPSSPISIQSESVSDSTVPRNGHSDRVGRNPSLGSLSSEAYVRTNVRTHSPLRIQVEDDDTMVDLMASTHVDQSFTYQDSNSGSIILPSEADTGEDADPRDGSESESDGLSDSESESEDESGKPKKKRKSKHFVMGRAYKRYLIAKSPEVLVFHFKRFKQLSMAFNTFASLKKMDDFVSFPERLDIAPYLAPNRKDYKVSQTPNGPHAPYMDWPNPMQGPEKVESVMYRLYAVVVHVGEMTSGHYVAYVLVDPEMVFGKDQHKEGGDSSEASINDMTLQDAPAERSDTSTNEEQKSTKTGRAPKKDRRVWAFCSDEYIREVDVEEVLSAKAYLCFYEKQH; the protein is encoded by the exons ATGTCCAGCACCAAAGCAACCAACTCTTCCTACACCTCCTTTTCGGACGGACGATCTTCATCCCCCGCATACCGCTACAAGCCCGTTGGTATCGTGAACGAGTTCAATACATGCTTCTTAAACTCTACTTTCCAGGCT TTGAGCGCCACAGCTTCCCTTACCTCGCTCTTATACGCCTCCCCCGTTTCTCCGCTAAAGCCTCTCCCCAACTCCATTCTCCCTGCTCCCGTGGTCCCCCGCTCCCAAATTCCTTCTTTGCATCAAGAGGCCCTCGAACCCAAACTGTATGAAAAGTTGCCTATCACCATCGCATTTATTTCAGCACTTCATGAAGGATATCGGCGGAAAGACCGATACATCGGAGATGAGGGCTGCATGCGTTTGACAAATATGTTGCATACTGTCAGCGCGAAGCATCCTCAGTACAATGACTATGACCAGCAAGACGCTCACGAGTTTTTAAGACATTTATTAGATTTGATGGAattggaggagaaagaCGCAATCAAAATTCTACAGCCTAAGGGGTTACCTGATACGGGAGATAGAAGGAAAAAGCGGGCAAACATTCAACCATCTCAAGCCGATATCGAAACCCAGGGCTTACAACCTCAAGATCATATCTCACCTATAGTATCGCCGCTCCCATCTCCTGCTCACTCTCTGCCTGTCACTCCGAGTTTGAGCGCGCGGATAGACCCAATGTCGAGGGTTAAGCTCGAGGACGTCGATTTGAGTGTTGTGACTGGCAAGGTTCTAACAGAAGAACCTTCCTGCAATCCTGATGAGGCAGAAGTAAAAGTACTgaatgaagaggatggaaaTCATTCAGTGGAAAAATCAGTGGAGACGCTGGTGGAAAATATGGTGAATGAAAAATTGACTCCCTTTGTGGATGTCCTGTTTGGTGGATTGCTTGCAAGTGTAGTGGTTTGTGAAAAGTGCAAGGCT CTGTCCCACACTTATGAAGGTTTTCTTGACATCTCTCTTCAGATGCCGAACGAAGCCGAACGGCCTCGTAAACGGGACAAGGTCATAGCCTTTGCTCAAAGACTTATGCCGGGGAGGTCTTCCAGTTCCAGAAACTCCCCTGAAATCCCTCCGACTGCACACATTCAGCCACCTCCTTCAGCTCTTTCCGATAACGAGCTTTCCGACCCTGAAACCAATCCCAATACCACCCATTTCGGCAGACGGAAAAGCGTGAGCATCTCTGAAGGCGAAGGTGCCAGCCTTGGGAGAACGGGCTCGAGAAAATTCAGTATTTTCAATAGAAAGAAACGTGCTCACATCAGGCCGGGCAGCGCTTCGTCAAGCGTCAATGTCACTCCCACTCTTGAGGCAGAGAAGACCCCTACTGCGCCACCATCACCTGTCCTACTGAGGGAACGACTGCACCACCATCATGGTCATCACAAGCATCAAGTGGCTCCTACTCCCGCCCAAGCGGCGTACATAGCCAGAATCCTCGCGCCTCCCCAGGTTGCTGAGCAGCATGACCCCATCGCCAGATTACGTGCTGCGCAAAGTGGAAGTGGCCCTGTGAACAACGAACCTACAAAGGTCGAAACCGGCTTGGAGCGCTGTCTGAGAGATTTCACAAGCGTGGAGGTTCTCGAGGGTCCTAATGCTTTCGCCTGTCATAAATGTTGGCGAATCAAGCACGGTCGATATGATCATCATGAAGCTACTCtgaaagaggaggatgagaatAATGTACCCGGAGACTCTACTCCTTCATTGTCGACGTCTTCTGGGTCTCCATTAAGACATCTCGCGAGAACCACAAAGAATTCGAGTCAATCCGAGGGAACTGGCAACAGCGTTGCGCAACACTTATCGCTTAGTAGCCCACGActtccttcatctcccATCTCCATTCAGTCCGAATCGGTTTCAGACTCTACAGTCCCTCGCAATGGACATTCCGATCGTGTGGGTAGGAACCCTTCTCTTGGTTCCCTCTCCAGTGAGGCATATGTTCGCACAAATGTCCGCACGCACTCTCCTTTAAGAATACAAGTCGAGGACGATGACACGATGGTAGATCTCATGGCCAGTACTCACGTTGACCAGAGCTTCACGTATCAAGACTCGAACTCTGGCAGTATCATACTCCCCTCTGAAGCTGACACTGGCGAGGATGCAGACCCCCGCGATGGAAGCGAGTCAGAATCTGATGGGTTGTCCGATTCCGAGAGTGAATCTGAAGACGAGAGTGGCAAAcccaagaagaaaagaaagagtAAACATTTTGTTATGGGACGGGCCTACAAGCGTTACTTGATCGCAAAGTCCCCGGAAGTCCTTGTTTTCCATTTTAAGCGGTTCAAGCAGCTTAGCATGGCGTTCAACACTTTTGCTTCGCTCAAAAA GATGGACGACTTTGTATCTTTCCCCGAACGTTTAGATATCGCACCTTACCTTGCGCCTAATCGTAAAGATTACAAGGTGTCACAAACTCCAAATGGCCCTCATGCCCCGTACATGGACTGGCCCAACCCTATGCAGGGACCTGAAAAAGTGGAATCGGTCATGTATCGATTATATG CTGTTGTCGTTCATGTGGGGGAAATGACATCTGGACACTATGTCGCTTATGTCTTGGTTGATCCCGAGATGGTATTTGGTAAAGATCAGCACAAGGAAGGAGGTGATTCATCTGAGGCATCTATAAACGACATGACTTTGCAAGATGCTCCTGCCGAGCGATCAGATACTTCAACAAACGAGGAACAGAAGAGCACGAAAACGGGCAGAGCCCCAAAGAAGGACAGGAGGGTGTGGGCTTTCTGTTCTGA TGAGTATATAAGAGAGGTGGATGTGGAGGAAGTGCTGAGTGCGAAAGCCTATCTGTGTTTC TATGAAAAGCAGCATTGA
- a CDS encoding Hypothetical Protein (Similar to TIGR gene model, INSD accession AAW41894.1): MTRTYNFLAPSLYHNTLMDISFPEPTIGVVNVSPADPVIHHLPIKYGEHNALGGVMKIVCLGDNKAVVADDKFQISTLKLSPIGSEIPSPPIITSQESVKARSNDVWAGLVPVENGTVSALTSGLLTFHPSSGSSPSSRSVSSPLACLASTSLAPNQFALGGKEVDVSIWDVERTFASSSDSPMVDDGKRKKNAHEPGQIWQAKNMPNNYLKLRPPVHHLALSWLNSPDALVSGTKMGTVRRFDTRQRKPVADWKVAREGGVACLIPGEENELFFSDRSNYLGALDLRTGKVLYSYSSLTATPHHLLAISSETSSPLPPNTKRIGFASVSSDASIRLHTCTTPPPQDQKGNWTSEGKKGDIVGMVGGIGLSGAIFRGYGERELEVRKDVKENGVGEDESDDEEEMWEGMDEVEDAGEGSDSDEGDYDSEEDAPKKKSKRSRL, translated from the exons ATGACCCGTACCTACAATTTCCTCGCGCCCTCTCTCTATCACAACACTTTAATGGATATTTCCTTTCCTGAGCCTACTATTGGTGTTGTGAACGTTTCCCCGGCGGATCCTGTCATCCATCATTTACCAATCAAGTATGGCGAGCACAACGCACTTGGTGGAGTGATGAAGATAGTGTGTTTGGGGGATAACAAG GCTGTGGTTGCCGACGACAAGTTCCAAATTTCTACGCTCAAACTCTCGCCCATCGGTAGTGAAATTCCCTCTCCGCCTATAATAACCTCTCAGGAAAGCGTTAAAGCTCGTTCCAATGATGTCTGGGCTGGTTTGGTTCCTGTTGAAAA TGGGACGGTTTCTGCCCTTACGTCTGGATTACTGACATTCCATCCATCTTCAGGAAGTAGCCCCTCTTCGCGCTCCGTCTCATCTCCCCTTGCATGTCTGGCTTCGACCTCTCTTGCACCTAATCAGTTCGCTTTAGGGGGGAAGGAGGTTGACGTTTCCATTTGGGATGTCGAAAGAACTTTCGCGTCCTCTTCTGACTCACCAATGGTCGACGATGGCAAGCGTAAGAAAAATGCCCATGAACCAGGACAGATTTGGCAAGCGAAGAACATGCCTAATAATTATCTGAAGCTTCGTCCACCAGTTCACCACCTCGCGTTGAGCTGGCTGAATAGCCCTGACGCGTTGGTCAGTGGAACAAAGATGGGGACAGTGAGGAGGTTTGATACAAGGCAAAGAAAACCTGTGGCAGATTGGAAAGTTGCCAGAGAAGGTGGGGTTGCATGTTTGATTCCCGGAGaggaaaa TGAACTGTTCTTTTCTGATCGTTCGAACTATTTGGGGGCCCTTGATCTTCGTACAGGCAAGGTATTATACAGCTACTCGTCTCTTACAGCTACTCcacatcatcttcttgcCATCTCTTCGGAAACCTCTtcccccctcccccccaATACTAAGCGAATAGGCTTTGCCTCAGTATCTTCTGATGCTTCTATCCGATTGCACACGTGTACCACACCGCCTCCCCAAGACCAAAAGGGAAATTGGACGAGtgaaggaaagaaagggGACATTGTTGGGATGGTCGGAGGTATTGGACTTAGTGGAGCAATTTTCCGAGGGTACGGTGAACGAGAGCTCGAGGTACGCAAAGATGTGAAGGAAAACGGTGTTGGCGAAGATGAGagcgatgatgaggaagagatgtGGGAGGGGATGGATGAGGTTGAAGATGCCGGGGAAGGTTCTGATTCTGACGAGGGTGATTACGAtagtgaagaagatgcaccgaagaagaagagcaagcGCTCGAGGTTATAG
- a CDS encoding uncharacterized protein (Similar to TIGR gene model, INSD accession AAW41889.1), whose translation MSNFLNQATEAASNVANTAVNTASNIATQATNLATQAANSETAANVTSQAKNLGSQATAVAGSLAGQAQAQAHNLVPDIVPAPSGTTTSTSTSSGGAQGEPAEGEVDRSHDLSPKNEMDKAKFEKLYKRRESADELQEKGILKGAPGDVMAGKRADLEKAMNKDVLDQEIAQRPQPEELVQKGILNPSEVPTPR comes from the exons ATGT CCAATTTTTTGAACCAAGCTACTGAAGCTGCTTCCAACGTGGCCAACACTGCCGTCAACACTGCCAGCAACATTGCTACCCAGGCCACCAACTTGGCTACTCAGGCGGCCAATTCTGAAACCGCTGCCAATGTCACTTCTCAGGCGAAGAATCTCGGTTCACAGGCGACCGCCGTTGCCGGCAGCCTCGCCGGCCAAGCTCAGGCTCAAGCCCATAACTTGGTCCCCGATATCGTTCCGGCCCCTAGTGGCACCACCACGAGCACAAGTACTAGTTCCGGTGGTGCCCAGGGTGAACCTGCCGAAGGGGAGGTTGACAGAAGCCACGACTTGAGTCCCAAGAATGAGATGGACAAGGCCAAGTTTGAAAAGTTGTATAAGAGGAGAGAATCTGCCGATGAGCTACAAGAGAAGGGTATTCTGAAAG GTGCACCTGGTGACGTGATGGCTGGTAAGAGGGCCGATCTTGAAAAGGCTATGAACAAG GATGTCCTTGATCAAGAAATTGCCCAACGGCCCCAGCCCGAAGAGCTTGTCCAGAAGGGTATCCTCAACC CTTCTGAGGTTCCTACGCCTCGATAG
- a CDS encoding UTP-hexose-1-phosphate uridylyltransferase, putative (Similar to TIGR gene model, INSD accession AAW41891.1), giving the protein MSPAHLEVPNFEPTEHPHRRYNPLIGKHVLVSPHRTKRPWKGQTEEPVLTTLPEYEATCNLCPGNERSNGNRNPMYMDTFTFENDFPALLPGPLPSLQQPSKVNPSDTLFASEPIRGRCKVICFHPKHDLTVARMNINDVVRVIREWKNVYMEEGRMLEESNGQGYVQIFENRGAMMGASAPHPHGQVWSLSYIPDEPQMELNNLAASTLMSSGNAPVRGDGCPCLLCTYAAEEVGRKERVVEIDEESGWVAVVPFWAVWPFETLLLPYKRHIPSLIQLNDNEVIGLARILQRLLVRYDNLFSCPFPYSMGLHQSPLPPSDPDSDVAHIHFHFYPPLLRSASVRKFLVGFEMMAEVQRDLTAEQAAERLRALPGVHYLDQKTAG; this is encoded by the exons ATGTCGCCTGCACATTTGGAGGTTCCAAATTTTGAGCCGACTGAACACCCTCATAGACGAT ATAATCCTCTGATAGGCAAACATGTACTGGTATCCCCACACAGGACCAAACGACCATGGAAG GGGCAGACTGAGGAACCGGTCTTGACGACTCTTCCAGAATATGAGGCAACTTGCAATCTTTGTCCGGGTAACGAAAGAAGTAATGGCAACAGGAACCCAATGTATATGGATACTTTT ACTTTCGAAAACGACTTTCCGGCTCTCCTCCCTGGGCCTCTGCCAAGCCTTCAGCAACCTTCCAAAGTCAATCCGTCGGATACGCTCTTCGCATCTGAACCGATCAGGGGGCGATGTAAAGTCATCTGTTTTCACCCCAAGCATGATCTTACAGTTGCTAGGATGAACATAAACGACGTGGTCAGGGTGATCAGGGAGTGGAAAAACGTGTACATGGAGGAGGGACGGATGCTAGAGGAAAGCAATGGTCAAGGATACGTGCAAATATTTGAG AATCGGGGGGCTATGATGGGTGCCAGTGCACCACATCCTCATGGACAG GTCTGGTCATTGTCCTA TATACCCGATGAACCCCAAATGGAGCTGAATAATTTGGCTGCCTCAACCTTAATGTCTTCTGGTAATGCTCCGGTGCGAGGAGACGGATGTCCGTGTTTGCTGTGCACTTATGCAGCTGAAGAAGTGGGGCGAAAGGAAAGGGTGGTTGAAATCGATGAAGAAAGTGGATGGGTCGCAGTGGTCCCCTTTTGGGCTGTGTGGCCTTTTGAAACTCTTC TGCTTCCTTACAAGAGACACATCCCTTCTCTTATTCAGCTGAACGATAATGAAGTAATCGGGCTGGCTCGTATACTTCAGAGGCTTTTGGTAAGGTACGACAATCTTTTCTC ATGTCCATTCCCCTATTCTATGGGACTGCAtcaatctcctcttccaccttcCGACCCGGACAGCGATGTGGCTCACATCCACTTTCACTTCTATCCTCCTCTTTTAAGGAGCGCCAGCGTACGCAAATTCTTGGTTGGCTTTGAAATGATGGCTGAAGTACAA AGGGATTTAACTGCGGAACAGGCTGCGGAAAGATTAAGAGCTTTACCCGGAGTCCATTATCTGGATCAGAAAACAGCAGGCTAG
- a CDS encoding low molecular weight phosphotyrosine protein phosphatase, putative (Similar to TIGR gene model, INSD accession AAW41887.1), translating into MAEAVLKHQVTLRPESFSSNFDIRVDSAGTGAYHEGEPPDSRTVAVCRKHNIPISGVARAVDKRDFQEYDYILAMDRHNLETLLHRKPASSKSHITLFGSYDPSLPQSSIGHPKTRAPAIEDPYYGGRDGFDKSFESCVKFSNGFLDWLERNRS; encoded by the exons ATGGCAGAGGCTGTCCTCAAACATCAAGTGACCCTCCGACCTGAAAGCTTTTCCTCCAATTTTGATATTCGCGTAGACTCTGCAGGAACCGGTGCTTACCATGAAGGGGAGCCTCCAGACTCCAG AACGGTGGCAGTCTGTCGAAAG CACAATATCCCAATAAGTGGAGTGGCAAGAGCCGTGGACAAACGTGATTTCCAAGAGTATGATTACATTCTTGCTATGGATCGGCACAA TTTGGAGACCCTCTTACACAGAAAGCCTGCTTCGTCAAAGTCCCACATAACGCTCTTTGGCTCGTATGACCCCTCTTTGCCGCAATCTTCCATTGGGCATCCCAAAACACGCGCTCCTGCCATCGAAGACCCGTACTATGGTGGGCGAGATGGATTCGATAAGAGCTTTGAAAGCTGTGTGAAATTCAGCAATGGATTTCTTGATTGGCTAGAGAGGAACCGGAGCTAG
- a CDS encoding adaptor complex subunit medium chain 3, putative (Similar to TIGR gene model, INSD accession AAW41893.1) has product MSKIDGIIILDTNGKPIICSNFTSYPLSYATAHIDTFNEARKRALVSGSGRGMDPVLWVNTLDRGGIGMSGGGLCHSERNGLYFLVPIGQEVNPLFAFSFLESFLDILRDYLGDVTEMTIKDNFDIVYMLIEETLDEGHPMTTETEMLKEIVLPPSLVRKIFGAAGVSGLQSTTTAPFTAPIPWRRPGVRHNSNEIYFDIEESLDAVVDKKGNTLTASVWGRINCNSRLSGNPDLLLSFSDPKRMHQCSFHPCVRYSRWMKDGVLSFIPPDGKFRLLEYESVSDSARAPVPIQLKAGLTIEDYGGRFTLTLSSCLNTRPLEDINVSIFLGKGATSVSANASGERRPLHTQIGKEETAEGFVGGGNWEFDPHTQIVKWHLASLVSTERSPTLTGTFTSTEVRPIISPSFDVDYTIQNYSYSNLRVNQLKVQGDVMYRPFKGVKMIGRAGKIEVRW; this is encoded by the exons ATGTCAAAGATAGATGGGATCATCATACTAGACACAAATGG CAAGCCCATCATCTGTTCGAATTTCACCTCATATCCCTTGTCGTATGCCACCGCACATATAGATACGTTCAACGAAGCTCGGAAGAGGGCATTGGTTAGTGGCTCTGGTAGAGGGATGGACCCCGTTTTATGGGTGAACACCCTTGACAGAGGAGGGATCGGCATGTCAGGAGGAGGATTATGTCATTCAGAACGAAATGGGCTGTACTTTCTGGTGCCGATAGGACAAGAAG TGAATCCTCTGTTCGCGTTCTCGTTCTTAGAGTCCTTTTTAGACATTCTTCGAGATTACTTGGGCGACGTGACGGAAATGACCATCAAAGATAACTTTGACATTGTCTATATG CTAATAGAAGAGACTCTTGATGAGGGACATCCCATGACTACAGAGACGGAGATGTTGAAGGAGATAGTTCTTCCTCCAAGCTTGGTCCGAAAGATTTTCGGCGCAGCTGGTGTTTCGGG TCTGCAGTCTACTACGACGGCGCCATTTACAGCACCGATACCTTGGCGACGGCCGGGGGTGCGGCATAATAGTAACGAAATTTACTTTGATATCGAGGAATCCTTGGACGCTGTTGTGGACAA GAAAGGAAATACTTTGACGGCCTCGGTCTGGGGCCGTATCAACTGCAACTCTCGCTTGTCTGGTAACCCGGATCTCCTTCTTAGCTTCTCCGATCCAAAACGCATGCATCAGTGCTCATTCCATCCTTGCGTCAG GTATTCTCGATGGATGAAGGATGGTGTCCTGTCCTTCATCCCGCCAGACGGCAAGTTCAGACTGCTGGAGTATGAATCTGTCAGCGACAGCGCGAGAGCTCCTGTTCCTATACAGCTGAAAGCTGGACTGACGATTGAGGATTATGGTG GACGCTTTACCCTTACTTTATCATCTTGCCTTAATACTCGACCTCTGGAAGATATAAATGTGTCTATCTTCCTTGGCAAAGGCGCAACATCGGTTAGTGCCAATGCCTCTGGTGAAAGACGACCTTTACATACCCAGATTGGGAAGGAGGAAACTGCTGAAGGTTTTGTGGGAGGGGGAAATTGGGAATTTGATCCGCATACGCAAATTGTCAAATGGCACCTTGCTTCCTTAGTCTCGACCGAACGGTCGCCAACTTTAACTGGAACCTTTACCTCGAC TGAAGTTCGTCCTATCATTTCACCCTCATTTGATGTCGACTATACCATTCAGAATTATTCCTACTCAAATCTCCGAGTGAACCAGCTCAAAGTGCAGGGTGATGTGATGTATAGGCCATTCAAGGGGGTAAAAATGATTGGGAGGGCTGGTAAGATAGAGGTGCGATGGTAG
- a CDS encoding RHEB small monomeric GTPase, putative (Similar to TIGR gene model, INSD accession AAW41892.1), whose protein sequence is MSSTSGPLKRKVVIMGSTSVGKTSLTQQYVAPPTYTASYYPTIEDTSHKIVKYKGADYDIEIVDSAGLEEYSLFPGKYAVGVHGYMLVYSIASRQSFDMVPTIYDKILDYAGLESVPLVIVGQKTDLRDERSVTKEEGEALAKKLNAGFIESSAKDNANVSGAFEALLEEMQKVYNPQPEKKKSGWWPW, encoded by the exons ATGTCTTCTACCTCTGGTCCTCTCAAGCGCAAGGTCGTTATCATGGGCTCAACGTCCGTTG GCAAGACTTCATTGACTCAGCAATACGTTGCCCCGCCGACTTATACCGCTTCGTACTACCCTACAATTGAGGATACTTCTCACAAGATTGTAAAATACAAGGGAGCCGATTACGACATCGAGATTGTCGATTCCGCTGGTCTC GAAGAATACTCTTTGTTCCCCGGCAAATATGCTGTTGGAGTCCATGGATACATGCTTGTATATTCTATCGCTTCTAGACAGTCCTTCGACATGGTGCCCACAATCTATGACAAGATCTTGGATTATGCTGGGCTGGAAAGTGTACCTCTTGTCATTGTGGGGCAGAAAACTGATCTAAGGGATGAGAG ATCCGTCACgaaggaagagggtgaGGCTTTGGCAAAGAAACTCAACGCCGGTTTCATAGAATCTAGCGCTAAGGACAATGCCAATGTCT CGGGCGCTTTTGAAGCTCTGCTTGAGGAGATGCAGAAGGTGTACAATCCTCAGCccgagaagaagaaatcTGGTTGGTGGCCTTGGTAA